In Raphanus sativus cultivar WK10039 unplaced genomic scaffold, ASM80110v3 Scaffold0540, whole genome shotgun sequence, one DNA window encodes the following:
- the LOC130502400 gene encoding uncharacterized protein LOC130502400, translating to MCRSSVKDTNHVADVISYFGVIQEIILLDYHMFQVPLFKCKWANKGNGLKEEDGFMLVNFSVNQAAFLQDPYIMPSQAKQRPPRGYHELETEEEFVAAPITIEENDDLGNEYSDDDSFCVRADYDGVNIMKEKSVARTVRRSKRQKGEDASVEPLKTQRRPRKLTGQTAEDTATDMQIGTQESALEEHPREEVVSPEKEIENKDPENEGDSPEKDGEDPEDEGEEPEDEGEEPEDEGEELEKGGEELEKGEELEKGHADDTQHPSESVLGEQPSESVQGEQPETKTKRRRGRTRMSKVAKNIEDKVEVEFISLGEHVGDGSVTLSSFLGPLVREHVPVLLGDWRHLDEQIKDTMWEEIQARFKLTEQWQKEAVLKQMGCIWRSSKSRLVSLVRNVGSMEELTKLKPSNVQSASAWMNWVKTKKGKDFKVTSDKFRELRRNQIPHTTSRKGMVRLAHEMKKKSSNPTQVTRSKVWIAGHTHSDGRPVRPEFEDTIEKIKTLDTEMESTASTSVNDDAVSQVLGKDKPGRIRGMGRGITATKIAFMQARDSHVLKLEAKQAELQDELRGLKDVVRGLTASKSNHVDGVSNSEFSDLSKGPRCQILDWCSVDDVVIGEGEFCSSEPTYKIGRIPLGMHAGAILVKSVTNEEAPIWRPTTSVTTLGQAIGMKIAWQLEKLILDEDYSENMPTEGEGDKILIYDWSKEDVLVAEGRLQSTDPKKMVNNIPLGPSAAIVKVDRVVNEDGSLWRPNVEKLMIGDALGENIPWPIHKILKATVQANRDELMSRSRSRASASNSSNTSKNERKK from the exons ATGTGTAGATCAAGTGTGAAAGATACCAATCACGTTGCAGATGTCATTTCTTACTTTGGAGTGATACAAGAGATAATATTGTTGGACTACCACATGTTCCAGGTTCCATTATTCAAGTGTAAGTGGGCCAACAAAGGGAATGGTCTCAAGGAGGAAGATGGATTTATGCTTGTGAACTTCAGCGTTAACCAAGCAGCATTTCTCCAAGATCCATACATTATGCCTTCTCAAGCAAAACAA AGACCGCCAAGAGGGTATCACGAGTTAGAAACCGAAGAAGAGTTCGTAGCTGCGCCAATAACCATCGAAGAGAATGATGATTTGGGGAATGAATATTCTGATGATGATAGTTTCTGTGTTAGGGCTGATTATGATGGG GTAAACATTATGAAGGAGAAATCTGTTGCACGTACAGTTCGTCGCAGTAAGCGCCAGAAAGGTGAAGATGCGAGTGTTGAGCCATTGAAAACTCAGAGAAGACCTAGAAAGCTTACTGGTCAAACAGCAGAAGACACAGCAACTGATATGCAGATCGGTACTCAGGAATCTGCATTGGAAGAACATCCTCGTGAAGAAGTAGTATCACCAGAAAAGGAGATAGAAAACAAGGATCCAGAAAACGAAGGAGATTCACCAGAAAAAGATGGAGAAGATCCAGAAGACGAAGGAGAAGAACCAGAAGACGAAGGAGAAGAACCAGAAGACGAAGGAGAAGAACTAGAAAAAGGAGGAGAAGAACTAGAAAAAGGAGAAGAACTAGAAAAAGGACACGCAGATGATACGCAGCATCCAAGTGAATCAGTCCTTGGTGAGCAGCCAAGTGAATCAGTCCAAGGTGAGCAGCCAGAGACCAAGACAAAGAGACGAAGAGGGCGTACTAGGATGAGCAAAGTGGCTAAAAACATTGAAGACAAGGTTGAAGTTGAATTTATATCTCTCGGTGAACATGTAGGGGATGGATCAGTAACACTTTCCTCATTTCTTGGTCCACTTGTGAGAGAGCATGTACCAGTCCTTCTTGGAGATTGGAGGCACCTTGATGAACAGATCAAGGATACAATGTGGGAGGAAATTCAG GCGAGGTTCAAACTGACAGAACAGTGGCAAAAAGAAGCTGTGTTAAAGCAGATGGGGTGTATATGGAGGTCTTCAAAGTCAAGGCTTGTAAGCCTTGTGCGAAATGTAGGGAGCATGGAAGAACTTACTAAACTAAAACCAAGCAATGTTCAATCTGCGTCAGCTTGGATGAATTGGGTGAAGACAAAGAAAGGAAAAGATTTTAAGGTCACTAGTGACAAATTCAGGGAATTGAGGAGAAACCAGATTCCTCACACAACTAGTCGCAAGGGAATGGTTCGCTTGGCTCATGAAATG aagaaaaaaagttcaaaCCCCACGCAAGTGACTAGGAGTAAGGTCTGGATAGCAGGACATACACATTCAGATGGGAGACCTGTGAGGCCTGAGTTTGAAGATACTATT gaaaaaatcaaaacccttGATACTGAAATGGAATCCACTGCCAGTACGAGTGTTAACGACGATGCTGTGAGTCAGGTCCTAGGAAAAGACAAACCAGGAAGGATTAGAGGAATGGGCAGAGGAATAACTGCTACGAAGATAGCATTCATGCAGGCCAGAGACTCACATGTACTGAAACTTGAAGCTAAGCAAGCTGAATTGCAGGATGAACTTCGTGGTTTGAAGGATGTAGTTCGTGGATTAACTGCATCAAAAAGT AATCATGTTGACGGTGTCTCCAATTCTGAGTTCAGTGATCTGAGCAAAGGACCTAGGTGTCAGATTTTAGACTGGTGTTCAGTAGATGATGTTGTCATCGGAGAAGGAGAATTCTGCTCATCTGAACCAACTTACAAAATTGGACGAATTCCACTTGGTATGCATGCTGGTGCTATTTTAGTTAAGTCTGTTACAAATGAAGAAGCACCTATCTGGAGGCCTACGACATCTGTTACCACACTTGGCCAAGCCATTGGAATGAAAATAGCATGGCAACTTGAGAAGCTCATTCTGGATGAAGACTACTCAGAAAATATG CCTACAGAGGGAGAAGGCGATAAAATCCTAATCTATGATTGGTCAAAGGAGGATGTACTTGTTGCTGAGGGTCGTCTCCAGTCAACTGACCCAAAAAAAATGGTTAACAACATTCCATTGGGTCCTAGTGCTGCTATTGTCAAAGTAGATAGGGTAGTTAATGAAGATGGTTCTCTATGGAGACCAAATGTGGAGAAGTTGATGATTGGTGATGCACTCGGTGAGAACATCCCATGGCCTATCCATAAGATTCTTAAGGCTACTGTACAAGCAAACAGAGATGAACTGATGTCTAGAAGTAGATCGCGTGCG AGTGCAAGTAACAGCTCTAACACCAGCAAGAATGAGAGAAAGAAGTGA
- the LOC130502401 gene encoding uncharacterized protein LOC130502401, translating into MDKSWVWLPRATTEYEEGARGFVYASAKRLGNPLQMLCPCIDCRNVCHQTAGTILDHLVIKGMDQKYKRNACWSIHGERRSEKTVDDQHAELETYELFRSACFENGSESSNKDGEQPEVVGSQEELEFKKKLEDAETPLYSECPNYTKVAAIMGLYRIKVKSSISENYFDQLLSMVHDMLPKGIVLPTSTSEIKKFLKIFGFGYDIIHACKNDCILYRKQYEVMSSCPRCGASRWEVDKHSGETKNGIPAKVLRYFPIKERFKRMFRSETMSKDLQWHFSNSSEDGTMRHPVDSLTWAQVNARWPLFAAEPRNLRLGISTDGMNPFSIQNTKHSTWPVMLVNYNMPSTMCMKSENIMLTLLIPGPTPPSNNIDVYLAPLIDDLNDLWNEGIKIYDSLSKENFTLKAILLWSISDYPGLGTLSGCKVKGKQGCNVCGKDSPSKWLKFSRKYVYLGNRKRLRPGHPYRRRRVWFDNTTEEGTANRIQTGAEIFELLKDYKNEFGKPLEKKSKRKRSGLCDGEELRHEEYEEDSDQWRWKKRSILFDLPYWKDMPVRHNIDVMHVEKNVSDAILSLLMHNTKSKDGVKARQDLEDIGIRRNLHTQQRGKKMYLPPAAYWLSKEEKKRFCKRLSEFRGPDGYCANIANCVSLDPPLIGGLKSHDHHVLLQNLLPVALRGLLPKGPRTAVSRLCNFFSRLCQRVIDPEKLITLESELVETMCQMERFFPPSLFDIMFHLPIHLAREARLGGPVHFRWMYPFERYMKTLKSFVKNFARPEACMAEGYMAAECIAFCLEFLKTSVPVLESANRNEDVDLDEHILEGRQIHKATEVTLSDKELDIAHRYVLMNTGVVNPYVE; encoded by the exons ATGGACAAGTCATGGGTTTGGCTTCCAAG GGCAACCACTGAGTATGAGGAAGGTGCACGTGGTTTTGTGTATGCATCAGCAAAGAGATTGGGTAATCCTCTGCAGATGTTATGTCCTTGTATCGACTGTCGGAATGTGTGTCATCAAACTGCTGGCACAATACTGGATCATTTGGTAATTAAGGGAATGGATCAGAAGTACAAGAGAAATGCGTGTTGGAGTATCCATGGAGAGAGGAGGTCTGAGAAAACAGTTGACGATCAACATGCTGAGTTAGAAACATACGAGTTGTTTAGATCTGCCTGCTTTGAAAATGGTTCAGAATCCTCGAATAAGGATGGAGAACAGCCTGAAGTTGTTGGGAGTCAAGAAGAACTTGAGTTTAAGAAGAAATTAGAGGATGCAGAAACTCCTCTATACTCGGAGTGCCCAAACTACACCAAAGTTGCAGCAATTATGGGTCTCTACCGCATCAAAGTGAAGAGTTCGATTTCAGAGAATTACTTTGATCAGCTTTTAAGTATGGTTCATGACATGCTTCCCAAGGGTATTGTGCTTCCAACATCAACATCTGAGATAAAGAAGTTCTTGAAGATATTCGGTTTTGGATATGATATCATCCATGCGTGTAAGAATGACTGCATTCTTTACCGGAAACAGTACGAGGTGATGAGTAGCTGTCCAAGGTGTGGGGCTTCAAGATGGGAAGTTGATAAGCATTCTGGTGAGACAAAGAATGGGATTCCAGCAAAGGTACTCAGGTATTTCCCTATAAAAGAAAGATTCAAGAGGATGTTTAGATCGGAGACAATGTCTAAGGATTTGCAATGGCATTTCAGTAATTCTTCTGAAGATGGAACAATGAGACACCCGGTTGACTCATTGACGTGGGCTCAGGTCAATGCTAGATGGCCTCTTTTTGCAGCTGAACCGAGAAACCTACGACTTGGTATATCTACAGATGGGATGAACCCGTTTTCTATCCAGAATACAAAGCACAGCACATGGCCAGTTATGTTGGTGAACTACAATATGCCTTCGACGATGTGCATGAAGTCAGAGAACATAATGCTAACCCTTCTGATACCTGGTCCAACTCCCCCAAGTAACAACATCGATGTTTATCTTGCTCCTCTGATTGATGATCTGAATGATTTGTGGAATGAAGGTATCAAGATATATGACTCATTATCCAAGGAGAATTTTACACTGAAGGCTATACTATTGTGGAGTATCAGCGACTATCCAGGTTTGGGGACCTTGTCTGGTTGTAAAGTGAAAGGGAAACAAGGATGTAATGTATGTGGGAAGGATTCACCTTCTAAGTGGTTGAAGTTTAGTCGGAAGTACGTCTATTTGGGAAATAGGAAACGACTTAGGCCTGGTCATCCTTACCGACGACGAAGGGTTTGGTTTGACAACACTACAGAGGAAGGGACGGCTAATAGAATTCAGACAGGAGCTGAAATATTTGAGCTGCTTAAGGATTATAAGAATGAATTTGGGAAACCTTTGGAGAAGAAAAGCAAAAGGAAAAGATCAGGTTTGTGTGATGGTGAGGAGCTTAGACATGAAGAATATGAAGAAGACTCTGACCAATGGAGGTGGAAGAAACGTTCTATTCTATTTGATTTACCCTACTGGAAG GATATGCCGGTGCGTCACAACATCGACGTAATGCATGTGGAGAAGAATGTCTCTGATGCTATTCTATCCCTTTTGATGCACAATACTAAGTCAAAAGATGGTGTCAAAGCACGACAAGATTTGGAGGACATAGGGATTCGACGTAACTTACACACTCAGCAACGTGGGAAGAAAATGTACTTACCTCCTGCTGCTTATTGGCTGAgcaaggaagagaagaagagattctgTAAGAGATTATCAGAATTCAGAGGACCAGATGGCTACTGTGCGAACATTGCAAATTGTGTCTCACTTGATCCTCCTCTGATTGGTGGTCTGAAGTCTCATGATCATCACGTTCTTCTGCAGAACTTGTTACCAGTAGCTTTGAGAGGGTTGCTGCCAAAAGGACCTAGGACTGCAGTTAGTAGATTATGCAACTTCTTTAGTAGATTATGTCAGCGTGTAATTGACCCAGAGAAGCTAATAACACTGGAGTCTGAGCTTGTGGAGACGATGTGCCAAATGGAGAGGTTTTTTCCTCCATCTCTTTTCGATATAATGTTCCATCTCCCAATCCATCTAGCTAGAGAAGCACGTTTGGGTGGCCCGGTACACTTTAGATGGATGTATCCATTTGAAAG GTACATGAAAACACTTAAATCGTTTGTTAAGAACTTCGCTAGGCCAGAAGCATGTATGGCAGAGGGTTATATGGCAGCTGAATGTATTGCTTTTTGCTTGGAGTTTCTAAAAACATCTGTACCAGTTCTAGAGTCTGCAAATCGTAATGAAGATGTTGATTTGGATGAGCATATACTTGAAGGGCGTCAAATTCATAAGGCTACAGAAGTTACACTATCTGATAAAGAGCTTGACATTGCTCACAGATATGTGTTAATGAACACGGGTGTTGTGAATCCATATGTTGAGTAA